The Sebastes fasciatus isolate fSebFas1 chromosome 22, fSebFas1.pri, whole genome shotgun sequence genome includes the window ACTCCTGAAAAATGGactaaactactactactactactactaaactaaatatataaaaactataaCTAAcgctttctgaaaaactgaaactaaactaaaaccagcaaacacactctgaaaaccatttaaaacaaaactaaaattaaattgaaaagtcaaaactaaaataaaatagaaactaattgaaaaactattataaccttgcaGTGCACACAAACCCCTTAGGTGTACatgaaaaattattttttttaaattgcacaGCCTGTTATCCTTCAGTCCTCTAAACATCACAGCTGAAGTAGCCAGACCAATGAAGCTcattatacatattttattttgatgcaTATTTTGGGCTGAATTTCATTTGGATTTCTTCTTAAATAACTGACACTGTTGTGGCACTTTTCATGTCATGTCATCTCTCTATCAGCTCTAAAAACACCcccaaaatattgaaaaaaggaaagaaaaaatttATTCAtccctccgggtctgaaaagtgaagccaatgcggaagtgtcttaaacttgcattctttctaatagccagcagggggcgactcctctggttgcaaaaagaagtcggATTGTTTGTGATtgattgtgtttctttttttgtctagGTAATGTGTGGATATACTCTATTTACCAGCCCAACTACAACAAGAACACAACAAATACGGACCCGTACTGCGACAGGACACTCTACCTGTTTGCCTTCTGGACCACCACGTTAGTCTACATCCTGCTGGGTCTGTTCCTGGTCGGCGGCTGCTGCGTCCTCGTCTGCTTCTTCCTGTGTGGCCGAGCCGACGCAGACGACGACATCTAGAGACAAACGAACCAATGAGGTGACAGGACGCATCTCATGAGGCTGCAAACCATGGGCTGTTAATATTAATGGTTCATACACTGCAACGCAAGACTAATATGCCTCATCTAAACACCTATCATGTCTCGTAGTGGTACTTCTAGTTGCACAGCCTTCGTTTTGATACATGCTTAACTCCACGATGCTGTAGGTTTTAACACTAAGTTTTCTCCTCAATGCTGAGCCTTTTCTACCTCCTGTTTGTAGGAATTTTCAGTCACTTTCTGTCCAAAAGATACATGAGATACATGTTGAACCAGGAGTTGGGCTTAAACGTGATACAGAGTACAGGGTAATATGATAAAATGTCTGTTCTTTATGAGTTCATTTGGCATTGttcttactttatttttttactttaatgctCACGTTTGTTGATAATTTGTTTCAGGAAACACAGTCAAGTTTAACCAATCATATCTTCCCCATCATGCACTTCAATAGACAATGATTTCTTAAACATCTTTAGCATGTATAAAGTACTTTATGATACCTAATGCAGTGGTGTGTTTCCAGGGGGAACCAACATTTTtgatgtttccctttttgatcTCCACTATGTAACATTTAATCACAACACTAAACTTTGATGACTACCAACTATTAAGATTACATACAGCATGATAACTGTGATTCAATCAAAGATATCGTATTTTGTCACCtgaaaaatcaattaaaagagAAAGTAATGTGGAAATGTGTGATATAGGAACTCTAAGAAACAGGAAATGTATTTCCCGTAAGAAAAGCTAAAATCGACCACAAGCGGTGCTTTACCTCATGTAGGACAACACTCAAGTTAATAAGATATAGAGAAATAAGAGGAAGTTGTCTCTTCATAAAACTAAAATAGCTCTATTATATAGCATTTCTCACCAACTAATCAAAAGGGGAAATCATGATGTTGTCTATTAGCTGGAACTATAGGAACCACGATGAAGGAAATGCAACATCTACATAAAAGTGAAAGCTGCTGATGTTAAAACCTGGAAACGTCAGAGCAGGTGATTCCActcagtagatgatgagtgcAAAAGGACATCCACCCAAACATGCCTCATAATATATTTATCAGTTACAAAGCAGCAGATCCAACACAAGAAAATAGTTTCAGGCAACATAGagcaaatacataaatattgcTATTCCAATTTTCTTTTTCCCAACTTGTATTTAGGTCTTTTTAAACACTCAGTCCCTTCCTCATGCTCAGCTGTGATTTACCTCCAACACCCACCTGCCTCTCATTCCCTCATTAGTCACCCAGTATGTTATATATCTACCTCGTTTCCCTCTTTCTTTGCCACATTGTCTGTTGTGGAGCACACACCTTAGCCCCTCTTTGTTTTTACCTGTctggttttgtttattttgcactGATTTGAAAAACTGCCCCAGTAAACTCATTCTTATCTCAGACTGCTCTGTTTTGAGTCTTGCAGTTGAGCAAACAGATCTGAATTCACACAGAGATAAGAAGACTATATTTGGATAATGCTTCGGAATGCTTCGGATAACCCCTTTGTGTCACTTTCCAGTCTTaataaacacatgcttaacgttgtgaatgaaacaaaaacacttgcttaagtCCAGGCAACAGAAGAACCTAGTTAggttaaagaaaaaacataatggttgggtttaaaatcaCTACTTTTGTAAAGTCAAAATGTGACTTGGTGTGAAcacgagacacaaacaaacagatgacTAAAAGTGAAACTTGATGCACGGGACTCGAACAGCggtttcctggatgaaagccctgtgttgttgACGAAACTCATTTTAGTGTGATGCATTTCCTTGCAAGCAATAAAGATATGTCATCAGTTAAGCTTATTTAAGTCAAATTTCCCTTTTATACATAGTACTTTTATGGATAAAGGAGAGCATTAAAGAAAGTGGGAAGTTGAATTCTGTTGAGCTACCTTCCCCAAAaagatttaaaggggacatatcatggaAAACTCCCTttctcagtgcttgtgcacatacatttaggTATCTGGAGTGCTTACCAACCCAcagactgtgaaataagacaacccaatcagttttttgtgggccaGATCAGAAAACGTATTTCAACaggccattcagatttggctcccctttctatgtcacatgcaggctcattagaacataccgcccacagcttgagaactacgtTTGCAAAGTAGTGATGTGACGTTCGCAAACGATCTGAATCTATGAGCGGCTCTGTGGTACGAACGAAGGAAACCGAGTCGTACTTGCAAGtgcacttccgtttctcttctcgtgccagaacagccaatcagagcgacTTTTCAAACCGACGGGCTCCGCTgcagattcaacatgctgaatcggccaaaaagcctccgacacgggcagactagtgccgacggtgcgggacgcAAGGCACAATATGAGTAATTGTGCTgctaaagcatgtaaacatgttctagtagaaacccaaaatacaagtatgaacctgaaaatgagcatatttcCCCTTTTAAGTTGTAAGAAGACCAAAAACAATGGGATTGATTAGTAAAAACAGGATATAGAGTCTATGAAAACTATAAAAAGATAAATGCGGAATCATGGGAGTTTACATAAGACAGAAACTGAAAACAAGCAtcaagaaaaaaacaggaagttgagACCCAGACACGTCGCATGAACTCTTTATCACGCCTCAAGTGAACTGTCTCTACTCTTCAGATGTCAATACATCCATAGCCGTCAGGGAGGAGATACACCGAGGagacactctcacacacagaaaGGTAGAACATGACTTATGGTTGTGATTTTTTTACATGTGCagatttttctttaaatttaaataatatttattttggtgtatttgtgtctttgattttcagctgaaaaaaacagcttttttttttttagcttttttagtCATATTAGATCCATGCTAACTATTCTTGCTGATAGAGGAAGAAGGCTACAGTACGTATGTTAGTGGAGCAATTTCACCACTATAGTTTGAATGAAGAGCACTTCTTGTGAAATGTCCTGTCAGATTTGAGCATACAGACAGCTGACATGTCTCTCTTCTCCTAGATTTATCATACACAATGGCAGAGAGTGACGTATATCAACGCATCCGCACCCCTCCTAAACCTCCAGGAGTAATAATAGGTGAGAGATAGTGATGTGGGAAGGTCATGCacacttttatttatattaaatcaaactcaccacatatatataaaacatccTGTCTGTCTTCCCTCAGTATGTACCCAGGTGATTATGGGTTTAATGCCCCTTGCTCAGCTAGTAGTAGGTAAGTGAAGCTGTTTCAATTGTGGATTGCTGTCAATAAAATGAAGTACATAAAGCAGGTGAAGTGATACACCTCGTGTCCTACAGGAGCAATGTACCAACATGACTGCCCGAGGCAGCCCTACATCCCCATCTATCTGCTGGTGATGGGAATCGTCTCCCTGGTGCTGAATGTGCTCTCCATCCTGCCCTGCTGCGCCAACTTTGGGAATCAGAGCAAGGCCTGGGGCTGCTTAgtgtctctcttcttcttctgctggtTCATCGCTGGTAAGCTAAAAAAACTGGAACTGTAGTCGAATGacccactggttcccaacctgggggtcccaaTCCCCCACTAGGGGTCACTAAAGCGTCACAAGGGGGTCacaaggccttcttgattttaaggggtgtgagacaacatttaaaaaaaatatatatgtacagtTGGTCTATTACAGTAGCAGTTATTGCATTCAccatttgggttaattgtacagtttatcagttgtacttttattgttatacattgaatataatgttaaatatccatgaaatatgtcacttagtgaGGGTTCGTCAGTTTACTccatgatagaaaaggggtcccttaagatCCCACAGATCATTGCACTAACACAGGCAGTTAAAGCTCCACTAATCAATACTACTCAGTCAAAGGACACTGTGTGACGTGAAAGATGTTGCTTACAGCTTTTTAGCTTCTTTTAGCTTTTCGTTTTATGGCTTTGTCCGCAAAACCAAACTGTATAACTATTTACTATAAATGGCCATTTCCTTGACACAAGTGTCTCTGACTGACATAGCTGTTGTTTAAAGCTGttgtaatttgtatttttttttatctaaacaATGTAGCAATGGTgtttttagcatcttttagcCCATTATTTTGGTTTTGTGATATGCAACTTTAATTGTTCACTCTCTCAACTTTGATAAACCCACTGCATTCTACCTGCAACCAAACAGCAAGGTTAGCGACTAACTGGTGAACACGGTCGAGCATTTAGCAACTAAAGAgccaaatatttccctctggagttggtggagaccaaagcaGAGCTAGAAGAAGAGTTACCATTGGACAGAAAATGGGTTCACTTCCATGAAAAGTAATTATTCTCTTTGGCTTCTTTTTAGGTAATGTGTGGATTTACTCCATCTATGAACCCAACTACAACAACACAATATCCAGCATGGATACCTACTGCAACAAGACCCTCTACCTGTTTGCCTTCTGGACCaccaacctcttctacatcctaCTCGGTTTCGTCCTTTTCTCTAGCTGCTGCTCTGCTATGTGCTGcaatgaataaaagaaaaacaccccAACACATGTATAGAGTGGTTGGCGGATGTAATTACAATATTAATCTGTGATTTCATGAGTGTTTGATGCACATTTTgacatcagattttttttatgtaaaacacTGGAAAGAAATCCTTAAATCACCTCACGCACCAGCctcacatcttttttttgttatgcaTCTTTTATCACAGAAATATTATAATTTACATACAAATTTctatataatattgtatgtttACTTCATGAAATTTTATAACTTTTCACAACAGTAAATGTTTGAGTACTAGTAATAAAATCTTTGTCTTTTGTGTAAAGGTACAAGTTCTCAGAAAATCTGTCAGACAACAAAATACTATGAGTACCGTAGTAGCTCGAGGGGTATTAAGCATGTTATGTCATGTTCCTATgcctaaataaaacacaatctgAAGATTGGGCTAATTTAagttactttatatactgctgggtagcttaacctttgataatatatcataatttattagttgatttatattttgttgtaaTTTGAATCTGCTATcaaacaaatgtagtggagtaaaaagcaaAATATTTGCCTCCAAATTGTAGAGAAATAtaggtataaagtagcataaaattaacactcaagtaaaatacaagtatctcaaaatcgtacttaagtacagtacatgatgtACTGAGTTACATTACATCACTGAAGACCAGAGGTCAGAGATGTAACCTTACTCATAATTACAGATTTAGAGCAAATTATACGCAAGAAGAAATTAgtgatttgattatttttttaaagttatcgAGTAATTTATTAACCACAAGTTTTAGTTTCGGCTCAGAAATTTTCATTCAATGAATGACAATTTTAATAGTAAATGGTTGCCTTTTTTTGTTAAAAGGCAACCATTTTACCAGAGTAGGGCTAGGTATTAAAAAATGACAATGCCAGTACCtttaaagtgataccgataGCAATAGAGTACTTTATTCGATGCACATCATGGAGAAGTTTTGATACTACTTGGTTGTTTAAGTCGATACCTTAAAGGTATCGAGAACTGATACCTAGCTCTAATATTCAgagagacagtatgagaaaaataatgtgtttttaacatgaaagcatttaaacatgttctagtagaaccccaaaatacaagtatgaacctgaaaatgatcaTATTTCCCCTTGAAGTTGTGAGAAGACCAACAACAATGGGATTGATTAGTAAAAACATGACATAGAGTCTCTGAAAACTACTAAAAGATAAACTCTGGATCATTTACGggaggtgcatgtgtgtgtgtctcaactTCCTGGTTCATTGTCCTCCAGATGCTTAATTTAGATTCCTTCTAAATTACTATGGTGAGAATGAGTAAGTCTGTCTTTGTCTTGGATGGGATCAATGCCAACTATTATATAACTGTCTTCAAGTGACGTGTCTCTACCCTTCAAATGTCAATTCATTCATAGCCGTCAGGGAGGAAATACACCGGGGagacactctcacacacagaaaGGTAGAACATGACCTATCTCACCTGATTAGGTTGTGATTTTTTATATGTGCAGATTTTTCTTTAAACTTAAATAACTAACTTAAATTTCCAAATTACAGTATAATATTGTATGTTTACAGTTGAAATTCATAACTTTTCACAACAATATTTTAtcatgtaaaaatgtttgaatcCTTGTAATAAAATATTTGCTCTTCGTGTAAAGTTACAAGTTCTCAGAAAATCTGTCAgacaacaaaacacaatgaGTACCGTAGTAGCTCGAGGGGTATTATGCATGTTATGTCATGTTACTATGTCTAAATACAACACAATCTGAAGATGGGGCTAATTTCAATTACTTTATATACCAGCTTCACAATATGtcttcatttattagttgatttatattttgtattaatattttaaatctgctatcaaacaaatgtagtggagcaaaaagtacaatatttgtctccaaattgtagagaaatataagtataaagtagcaaaaaatttacactcaagtaaagtacaagtacctcaaaatcgtacttaagtgcagtacttgagtaaatatacttagtgACATTATATCACTGAAGACCAGAGGTCAGAGATGTAACCTTACCCAAAAATAGAGCAAAATATATGCGAGAAGAAATTAATGATTTGATTCTTTTAAAAGTTATAgagtaatttattaatttaatttattaatttaccaCAACTTTTAGTTTAGGCTCAGAAAGATTCAATGAATGAACATTTTAATTGTaagaagagaaacagaggaaactgggttttttttgttaaaaggCAACCATTTTACCTCAAGATAAATGCTACATCACAtagaaaactatttttttaagCATATCTATCTATCACCAAAAAACAGAGCAAATTCAGTTCTTTTACTTCTCATTTACTGATGATCAATACCTCACGTACAGACACCTAGGTCCATGCTGAGGTGGagaaaaataagacaaaacGGA containing:
- the LOC141760714 gene encoding transmembrane protein 272-like isoform X2, translated to MRCQYIHSRQGGDTPRRHSHTQKDLSYTMAESDVYQRIRTPPKPPGVIIGAMYQHDCPRQPYIPIYLLVMGIVSLVLNVLSILPCCANFGNQSKAWGCLVSLFFFCWFIAGNVWIYSIYEPNYNNTISSMDTYCNKTLYLFAFWTTNLFYILLGFVLFSSCCSAMCCNE
- the LOC141760714 gene encoding transmembrane protein 272-like isoform X3, yielding MAESDVYQRIRTPPKPPGVIIVCTQVIMGLMPLAQLVVGAMYQHDCPRQPYIPIYLLVMGIVSLVLNVLSILPCCANFGNQSKAWGCLVSLFFFCWFIAGNVWIYSIYEPNYNNTISSMDTYCNKTLYLFAFWTTNLFYILLGFVLFSSCCSAMCCNE
- the LOC141760714 gene encoding transmembrane protein 272-like isoform X4, with protein sequence MRCQYIHSRQGGDTPRRHSHTQKGAMYQHDCPRQPYIPIYLLVMGIVSLVLNVLSILPCCANFGNQSKAWGCLVSLFFFCWFIAGNVWIYSIYEPNYNNTISSMDTYCNKTLYLFAFWTTNLFYILLGFVLFSSCCSAMCCNE
- the LOC141760714 gene encoding transmembrane protein 272-like isoform X1, whose protein sequence is MRCQYIHSRQGGDTPRRHSHTQKDLSYTMAESDVYQRIRTPPKPPGVIIVCTQVIMGLMPLAQLVVGAMYQHDCPRQPYIPIYLLVMGIVSLVLNVLSILPCCANFGNQSKAWGCLVSLFFFCWFIAGNVWIYSIYEPNYNNTISSMDTYCNKTLYLFAFWTTNLFYILLGFVLFSSCCSAMCCNE